Proteins from a single region of Pungitius pungitius chromosome 4, fPunPun2.1, whole genome shotgun sequence:
- the fhod1 gene encoding FH1/FH2 domain-containing protein 1 isoform X4, whose protein sequence is MAFVVCRVQYLEDSDPFVCTNFPEPRRPPTVPVEENLPLGEQIAGIHKLLEAPLKLEDCTIQLSPHGNYLDLELSLDEQRDDLESFYQDVTKGKKPIMILRTQLSVRVHCILEKLYNSQGPELRRALFSLKQLFQDDKDLVPEFVASEGLTCFVKVGAEADHNYQNYILRALSQIMLFVDGMNGVIHHTETIRWLYALTGSLSRLVVKTSLKLLIVFVEYSETNGPRLIEAVNAVDTHRGMKPWSYLMEVLEERNGSDTELLMFTMTLINKTLSVLPDQDSFYDVTDSLEQLGLETIIHRHMSSADTQPDLRAQFTTYEISLKHEDEELDDSSPHPRKERRKVATSEQEGRRSRCLSSQNLPGRSSSSPGPSPSPTTSPTPPVVLPTPSPYTSPTPSPSTAPAVLSTPPTPSTPPSTSPTPPAVLSTPPTPSTPPSTAPTPPVVLPTPSPTPSPSTTPTPPTFSFLSPTVGLAGSASSSPLNSDPGCPASSLSGSHTGSPLPPRTPPNGAVTAEQESGPPTSSWGAECCSSSSDLPPQEKLNQQPLSIRKPFLRTLAATQWEKKRRSKHLSQSRLSSSDDITPGEEGGSVPVGERPPQTSTFQQQSSTLSTDQKLLLDKTSSSGPLSAAAAPNTTEEEAHFLPGGDLGGRGRVLERLSNFTTRSVEPPNESRASRRAELEGLEGSAQAALARLAEEQQTRHLRQQSSVDLESNTRRLEMTPIPPLGPGGPPDAWDQLQPNAAALRIKDLDFSDLLDEEDIDVLDMDSLSSSTSCFCGVPPPPPPPLGLGVPPPPPPPPPPPPPPPPGLGVPPPPPPPPGLGVPPPPPPPPGLGVPPPPPPPPGLGVPPPPPPPPGLGAPPPPPPPPGLGAPPPPPLPGDPPPPASPLSAASSQKKKTVKLFWRELKQADGPQRGCFGRGTVWASLDKVSVDTTRLEHLFESKAKEMPVAKQKGPETKRSEILVLDSKRSNAINIGMTVLPAVHVIKTAILNFDEYAISKEGIEKILTMTPTEEEKQKIQDAQLANPEVPLGTAEQFLLSLASISALAPRLQLWAFKLNYEALEKEIAEPLFDLKLGMEQLSSNQTFRRILATLLAIGNFLNSSNAKGFELGYLEKVVEVKDTVHRQSLLHHTCSLLLENYPESSDVYSEVPAITRSAKVDFDLLSENLMQLERRCKASWDNLKVVTKHETKVVLKNKLTEFLKDCTQRILILKVVHRRVINRFHSFLLFLGQPSSSVRDIKVTSFCRIISEFSLEYRTTRERVLTLKQKRAAHRERTKTHGKMITETEKFLGAVPGEDGSSPVSGEAGPCQEEEHENMKNLLISTDSLMIDQKGLRRSRVVRSPGRVSPSQMFRAKEEGIGSADDATDEIMDRLVKSVTQNPSDRPSSPKARKRSRLNRKSMRRTLKSGLTLDVVQALGLNSQTADQV, encoded by the exons ATGGCCTTCGTCGTTTGTCGGGTCCAGTACCTGGAGGACTCGGATCCGTTCGTCTGCACCAACTTTCCCGAACCTCGCCGACCTCCTACGGTGCCCGTGGAGGAGAACCTGCCGCTCGGGGAGCAGATCGCGGGGATCCACAAGCTGCTGGAGGCGCCTctcaag TTGGAGGACTGCACCATTCAGTTGTCTCCACATGGAAACTATCTGGACCTTGAATTGTCTCTGGACGAGCAGAGAGATGACCTGGAAAGCTTCTACCAAGACGTGAC GAAAGGGAAGAAGCCCATCATGATCCTGAGGACTCAGCTCTCCGTACGGGTCcactgcattctgg agaagCTGTATAACTCCCAGGGTCCAGAACTCCGACGGGCCCTGTTCTCCCTCAAGCAGCTCTTCCAG GATGATAAAGACCTGGTTCCAGAGTTCGTGGCCTCTGAAGGTTTGACTTGTTTTGTCAAAGTCGGAGCGGAAGCGGACCACAACTACCAGAACTACATCCTGAGAG CCCTCAGTCAGATCATGCTGTTCGTGGATGGTATGAATGGAGTGATCCACCACACGGAGACGATCCGCTGGCTCTACGCTCTGACAGGAAGTCTG tcTCGTCTGGTGGTGAAGACCTCCCTGAAGCTCCTCATTGTCTTTGTTGAGTATTCAGAGACAAACGGTCCCCGACTCATCGAGGCTGTGAAcgctgtggacacacacagag GAATGAAACCGTGGAGTTACCTGatggaggtgctggaggagagaaACGGTTCTGACACAGAGCTCCTTATGTTTACCATGACGCTCATCAACAAG accctCTCCGTGCTCCCTGACCAGGACTCTTTCTACGATGTGACGGACAGTCTGGAGCAGTTGGGTCTGGAGACCATCATCCACCGACACATGAGCagcgcagacacacaaccagaccTCAGGGCCCAGTTCACCACCTACgag ATCTCTCTGAAGcacgaggacgaggagctggatgactcctcccctcacccccgcaaggagagaagaaaggtgGCCACCAGCGAGCAGGAGGGACGGAGGAGTCGCTGCCTGTCCAGTCAGAACCTCCCGGGCCGCTCGTCGTCCTCGCCTGGCCCATcgccctcccccaccacctcccccaccccccccgtcgtcCTCCCCACCCCATCCCCCtacacctcccccaccccatcccCTTCCACCGCCCCCGCTgtcctctccaccccccccactccctccactcccccctccacctcccccactccccccgctgtcctctccaccccccccactccctccactcccccctccaccgcccccaccccccccgtcgtcCTCCCCACCCCATCCCCCACCCCATCCCCTTCCaccacccccactccccccaccttctccttcctcagcCCCACTGTGGGGTTAGCAGGCAGCGCATCATCGTCCCCCCTGAACTCTGACCCTGGATGCCCCGCCTCAAGTCTGTCCGGATCCCACACAGGGTCTCCGCTGCCCCCCCGCACGCCCCCCAATGGCGCTGTGACTGCGGAGCAGGAATCTGGACCCCCGACCAGCTC atgGGGTGCGGAGTGTTGCAGCTCTTCCTCAGACTTGCCTCCCCAGGAGAAGTTGAACCAGCAGCCCCTCAGCATCAG aAAACCCTTCTTGCGCACCTTAGCAGCCACTCagtgggagaagaagagaagaagcaaACACCTCAGCCAGTCCAGGCTGTCCTCGTCTGATGACATCACCCCTGGGGAGGAGGGCGGCAGCGTCCCGGTCGGAGAGCGACCTCCTCAGA CATCTACGTTCCAACAGCAGAGCAGCACTCTGTCCACCGACCAGAAGCTTCTGTTGGACAAGACGTCCAGCTCAGGACCTCTGAGCGCCGCTGCTGCTCCCAACACCACCGAAGAAGAAGCTCACTTCCTGCCCG GTGGAGATCTGGGAGGACGTGGTCGTGTGTTGGAGCGTCTCTCCAACTTCACTACGCGCTCAGTGGAGCCGCCCAATGAGAGCAGAGCATCGCGCAGGGCGGAGCTAGAAGGGCTGGAAGGCTCCGCCCAGGCAGCACTGGCCCGCCTGGCAGAAGAACAACAG ACCCGTCACCTTCGTCAGCAGAGCAGCGTGGACCTGGAGAGCAACACCCGCCGTCTGGAGATGACCCCGATCCCCCCCCTGGGTCCCGGAGGCCCGCCCGATGCCTGGGACCAGCTGCAGCCCAACGCCGCCGCCTTGCGCATCAAAGACCTGGATTTCTCCGACCTGCTGGATGAAGAGGACATTGATGTCCTGGACATGGACTCCTTGTCCTCGTCCACCTCCTGCTTCTGTGgggtccctcctcctcctcctcctccactgggcctaggtgttcctcctcctcctcctcctcctcctcctcctcctcctcctcctccaccgggcctaggtgttcctcctcctcctcctcctccaccgggcctaggtgttcctcctcctcctcctcctccaccgggcctaggtgttcctcctcctcctcctcctccaccgggcctaggtgttcctcctcctcctcctcctccaccgggcctaggtgctcctcctcctcctcctcctccaccgggcctaggtgctcctcctcctcctcctctaccgggggatccacccccccctgcctctCCCCTCTCAGCTGCGTcctctcagaagaagaagacggtgAAGTTGTTCTGGAGGGAGCTGAAGCAGGCCGACGGGCCTCAGCGGGGTTGCTTCGGTCGGGGGACGGTGTGGGCATCACTGGACAAAGTCTCCGTGGACACCACCCGACTTGAACACCTGTTTGAGTCCAAGGCCAAGGAGATGCCCGTTGCCAAG CAGAAAGGACCTGAGACAAAGAGGTCTGAGATTCTGGTTCTGGACTCAAAGAGGAGCAACGCCATCAACATCGGTATGACTGTGTTACCGGCCGTCCACGTCATCAAGACCGCCATCCTCAACTTTGACGAATATGCCATCAGCAAGGAGGGTATAGAG AAGatcctgaccatgacccccacagaggaggagaagcaaaaGATCCAGGACGCTCAGCTGGCCAATCCTGAGGTCCCTCTGGGGACAGCGGAGCAGTTCCTGCTGAGCCTGGCCTCCATCAGTGCCCTGGCCCCCCGCCTGCAGCTCTGGGCCTTTAAACTGAACTATGAGGCTCTGGAGAAG GAGATCGCTGAGCCCCTGTTTGACCTGAAGCTGGGCATGGAGCAGCTCTCGTCCAATCAGACCTTCCGGAGGATCCTAGCCACGCTGCTCGCCATCGGGAACTTCCTCAACAGCTCAAAC gcTAAAGGCTTTGAGCTGGGTTacctggagaaggtggtggaggtgaaggACACCGTCCATCGTCAATCCCTGCTGCACCACACCTGCAGCCTGCTGCTCGAAAATTACCCAGAATCCTCGGACGTGTATTCGGAGGTCCCAGCCATCACCCGCTCAGCTAAA GTGGACTTTGACCTGCTCTCAGAGAACCTGATGCAACTGGAGAGACGCTGCAAAGCATCATGGGACAACCTGAAGGTGGTGACTAAACACGAGACAAAGGTGGTGCTGAAGAACAAGCTGACGGAGTTCCTTAAGGACTGTACACAGAGGATCCTCATCCTCAAGGTGGTCCACAGGAGGGTCATCAACAG GTTCCACTCATTCTTGCTGTTCCTGGGCCAGCCCTCCTCTTCCGTGAGGGACATCAAAGTGACCAGCTTCTGCCGGATCATCAGCGAGTTCTCTCTGGAGTACCGCACCACCAGGGAGCGGGTCCTGACCCTCAAACAGAAACGGGCCGCTCACAGAGAGAGGACCAAGACACACGGCAAGATGATCACTGAG ACGGAGAAGTTTTTGGGGGCGGTGCCTGGCGAGGATGGCTCCTCCCCTGTCTCAGGAGAGGCGGGTCCATGTCAGGAAGAGGAGCATGAGAACATGAAGAACCTGCTTATCAGCACCGACAGTCTGATGATAGACCAGAAAGGCCTGAGACGGTCCAGAGTCGTCCGCA GTCCTGGGAGGGTGAGTCCGTCCCAGATGTTTCGAGCCAAAGAAGAAGGCATTGGCTCTGCTGACGACGCCACGGACGAGATCATGGACCGACTCGTCAAGTCGGTCACCCAGAACCCATCGGACAGACCCTCCAGCCCTAAAGCCCGAAAGCGGTCCCGTCTGAACAGGAAGTCAA tgagGCGGACTCTGAAGAGTGGACTCACTCTGGACGTGGTTCAGGCTCTGGGACTCAACAGCCAGACAGCAGACCAGGTCTGA
- the fhod1 gene encoding FH1/FH2 domain-containing protein 1 isoform X2 — protein sequence MAFVVCRVQYLEDSDPFVCTNFPEPRRPPTVPVEENLPLGEQIAGIHKLLEAPLKLEDCTIQLSPHGNYLDLELSLDEQRDDLESFYQDVTKGKKPIMILRTQLSVRVHCILEKLYNSQGPELRRALFSLKQLFQDDKDLVPEFVASEGLTCFVKVGAEADHNYQNYILRALSQIMLFVDGMNGVIHHTETIRWLYALTGSLSRLVVKTSLKLLIVFVEYSETNGPRLIEAVNAVDTHRGMKPWSYLMEVLEERNGSDTELLMFTMTLINKTLSVLPDQDSFYDVTDSLEQLGLETIIHRHMSSADTQPDLRAQFTTYEISLKHEDEELDDSSPHPRKERRKVATSEQEGRRSRCLSSQNLPGRSSSSPGPSPSPTTSPTPPVVLPTPSPYTSPTPSPSTAPAVLSTPPTPSTPPSTSPTPPAVLSTPPTPSTPPSTAPTPPVVLPTPSPTPSPSTTPTPPTFSFLSPTVGLAGSASSSPLNSDPGCPASSLSGSHTGSPLPPRTPPNGAVTAEQESGPPTSSWGAECCSSSSDLPPQEKLNQQPLSISSWEADSLFCSDDSNVNPDKPVLRRFEKPFLRTLAATQWEKKRRSKHLSQSRLSSSDDITPGEEGGSVPVGERPPQTSTFQQQSSTLSTDQKLLLDKTSSSGPLSAAAAPNTTEEEAHFLPGGDLGGRGRVLERLSNFTTRSVEPPNESRASRRAELEGLEGSAQAALARLAEEQQTRHLRQQSSVDLESNTRRLEMTPIPPLGPGGPPDAWDQLQPNAAALRIKDLDFSDLLDEEDIDVLDMDSLSSSTSCFCGVPPPPPPPLGLGVPPPPPPPPPPPPPPPPGLGVPPPPPPPPGLGVPPPPPPPPGLGVPPPPPPPPGLGVPPPPPPPPGLGAPPPPPPPPGLGAPPPPPLPGDPPPPASPLSAASSQKKKTVKLFWRELKQADGPQRGCFGRGTVWASLDKVSVDTTRLEHLFESKAKEMPVAKKGPETKRSEILVLDSKRSNAINIGMTVLPAVHVIKTAILNFDEYAISKEGIEKILTMTPTEEEKQKIQDAQLANPEVPLGTAEQFLLSLASISALAPRLQLWAFKLNYEALEKEIAEPLFDLKLGMEQLSSNQTFRRILATLLAIGNFLNSSNAKGFELGYLEKVVEVKDTVHRQSLLHHTCSLLLENYPESSDVYSEVPAITRSAKVDFDLLSENLMQLERRCKASWDNLKVVTKHETKVVLKNKLTEFLKDCTQRILILKVVHRRVINRFHSFLLFLGQPSSSVRDIKVTSFCRIISEFSLEYRTTRERVLTLKQKRAAHRERTKTHGKMITETEKFLGAVPGEDGSSPVSGEAGPCQEEEHENMKNLLISTDSLMIDQKGLRRSRVVRSPGRVSPSQMFRAKEEGIGSADDATDEIMDRLVKSVTQNPSDRPSSPKARKRSRLNRKSMRRTLKSGLTLDVVQALGLNSQTADQV from the exons ATGGCCTTCGTCGTTTGTCGGGTCCAGTACCTGGAGGACTCGGATCCGTTCGTCTGCACCAACTTTCCCGAACCTCGCCGACCTCCTACGGTGCCCGTGGAGGAGAACCTGCCGCTCGGGGAGCAGATCGCGGGGATCCACAAGCTGCTGGAGGCGCCTctcaag TTGGAGGACTGCACCATTCAGTTGTCTCCACATGGAAACTATCTGGACCTTGAATTGTCTCTGGACGAGCAGAGAGATGACCTGGAAAGCTTCTACCAAGACGTGAC GAAAGGGAAGAAGCCCATCATGATCCTGAGGACTCAGCTCTCCGTACGGGTCcactgcattctgg agaagCTGTATAACTCCCAGGGTCCAGAACTCCGACGGGCCCTGTTCTCCCTCAAGCAGCTCTTCCAG GATGATAAAGACCTGGTTCCAGAGTTCGTGGCCTCTGAAGGTTTGACTTGTTTTGTCAAAGTCGGAGCGGAAGCGGACCACAACTACCAGAACTACATCCTGAGAG CCCTCAGTCAGATCATGCTGTTCGTGGATGGTATGAATGGAGTGATCCACCACACGGAGACGATCCGCTGGCTCTACGCTCTGACAGGAAGTCTG tcTCGTCTGGTGGTGAAGACCTCCCTGAAGCTCCTCATTGTCTTTGTTGAGTATTCAGAGACAAACGGTCCCCGACTCATCGAGGCTGTGAAcgctgtggacacacacagag GAATGAAACCGTGGAGTTACCTGatggaggtgctggaggagagaaACGGTTCTGACACAGAGCTCCTTATGTTTACCATGACGCTCATCAACAAG accctCTCCGTGCTCCCTGACCAGGACTCTTTCTACGATGTGACGGACAGTCTGGAGCAGTTGGGTCTGGAGACCATCATCCACCGACACATGAGCagcgcagacacacaaccagaccTCAGGGCCCAGTTCACCACCTACgag ATCTCTCTGAAGcacgaggacgaggagctggatgactcctcccctcacccccgcaaggagagaagaaaggtgGCCACCAGCGAGCAGGAGGGACGGAGGAGTCGCTGCCTGTCCAGTCAGAACCTCCCGGGCCGCTCGTCGTCCTCGCCTGGCCCATcgccctcccccaccacctcccccaccccccccgtcgtcCTCCCCACCCCATCCCCCtacacctcccccaccccatcccCTTCCACCGCCCCCGCTgtcctctccaccccccccactccctccactcccccctccacctcccccactccccccgctgtcctctccaccccccccactccctccactcccccctccaccgcccccaccccccccgtcgtcCTCCCCACCCCATCCCCCACCCCATCCCCTTCCaccacccccactccccccaccttctccttcctcagcCCCACTGTGGGGTTAGCAGGCAGCGCATCATCGTCCCCCCTGAACTCTGACCCTGGATGCCCCGCCTCAAGTCTGTCCGGATCCCACACAGGGTCTCCGCTGCCCCCCCGCACGCCCCCCAATGGCGCTGTGACTGCGGAGCAGGAATCTGGACCCCCGACCAGCTC atgGGGTGCGGAGTGTTGCAGCTCTTCCTCAGACTTGCCTCCCCAGGAGAAGTTGAACCAGCAGCCCCTCAGCATCAG CTCTTGGGAGGCTGACTCCCTCTTCTG ctcagATGACTCTAATGTAAATCCAGACAAGCCAGTTCTGAGGAGGTTTGA aAAACCCTTCTTGCGCACCTTAGCAGCCACTCagtgggagaagaagagaagaagcaaACACCTCAGCCAGTCCAGGCTGTCCTCGTCTGATGACATCACCCCTGGGGAGGAGGGCGGCAGCGTCCCGGTCGGAGAGCGACCTCCTCAGA CATCTACGTTCCAACAGCAGAGCAGCACTCTGTCCACCGACCAGAAGCTTCTGTTGGACAAGACGTCCAGCTCAGGACCTCTGAGCGCCGCTGCTGCTCCCAACACCACCGAAGAAGAAGCTCACTTCCTGCCCG GTGGAGATCTGGGAGGACGTGGTCGTGTGTTGGAGCGTCTCTCCAACTTCACTACGCGCTCAGTGGAGCCGCCCAATGAGAGCAGAGCATCGCGCAGGGCGGAGCTAGAAGGGCTGGAAGGCTCCGCCCAGGCAGCACTGGCCCGCCTGGCAGAAGAACAACAG ACCCGTCACCTTCGTCAGCAGAGCAGCGTGGACCTGGAGAGCAACACCCGCCGTCTGGAGATGACCCCGATCCCCCCCCTGGGTCCCGGAGGCCCGCCCGATGCCTGGGACCAGCTGCAGCCCAACGCCGCCGCCTTGCGCATCAAAGACCTGGATTTCTCCGACCTGCTGGATGAAGAGGACATTGATGTCCTGGACATGGACTCCTTGTCCTCGTCCACCTCCTGCTTCTGTGgggtccctcctcctcctcctcctccactgggcctaggtgttcctcctcctcctcctcctcctcctcctcctcctcctcctcctccaccgggcctaggtgttcctcctcctcctcctcctccaccgggcctaggtgttcctcctcctcctcctcctccaccgggcctaggtgttcctcctcctcctcctcctccaccgggcctaggtgttcctcctcctcctcctcctccaccgggcctaggtgctcctcctcctcctcctcctccaccgggcctaggtgctcctcctcctcctcctctaccgggggatccacccccccctgcctctCCCCTCTCAGCTGCGTcctctcagaagaagaagacggtgAAGTTGTTCTGGAGGGAGCTGAAGCAGGCCGACGGGCCTCAGCGGGGTTGCTTCGGTCGGGGGACGGTGTGGGCATCACTGGACAAAGTCTCCGTGGACACCACCCGACTTGAACACCTGTTTGAGTCCAAGGCCAAGGAGATGCCCGTTGCCAAG AAAGGACCTGAGACAAAGAGGTCTGAGATTCTGGTTCTGGACTCAAAGAGGAGCAACGCCATCAACATCGGTATGACTGTGTTACCGGCCGTCCACGTCATCAAGACCGCCATCCTCAACTTTGACGAATATGCCATCAGCAAGGAGGGTATAGAG AAGatcctgaccatgacccccacagaggaggagaagcaaaaGATCCAGGACGCTCAGCTGGCCAATCCTGAGGTCCCTCTGGGGACAGCGGAGCAGTTCCTGCTGAGCCTGGCCTCCATCAGTGCCCTGGCCCCCCGCCTGCAGCTCTGGGCCTTTAAACTGAACTATGAGGCTCTGGAGAAG GAGATCGCTGAGCCCCTGTTTGACCTGAAGCTGGGCATGGAGCAGCTCTCGTCCAATCAGACCTTCCGGAGGATCCTAGCCACGCTGCTCGCCATCGGGAACTTCCTCAACAGCTCAAAC gcTAAAGGCTTTGAGCTGGGTTacctggagaaggtggtggaggtgaaggACACCGTCCATCGTCAATCCCTGCTGCACCACACCTGCAGCCTGCTGCTCGAAAATTACCCAGAATCCTCGGACGTGTATTCGGAGGTCCCAGCCATCACCCGCTCAGCTAAA GTGGACTTTGACCTGCTCTCAGAGAACCTGATGCAACTGGAGAGACGCTGCAAAGCATCATGGGACAACCTGAAGGTGGTGACTAAACACGAGACAAAGGTGGTGCTGAAGAACAAGCTGACGGAGTTCCTTAAGGACTGTACACAGAGGATCCTCATCCTCAAGGTGGTCCACAGGAGGGTCATCAACAG GTTCCACTCATTCTTGCTGTTCCTGGGCCAGCCCTCCTCTTCCGTGAGGGACATCAAAGTGACCAGCTTCTGCCGGATCATCAGCGAGTTCTCTCTGGAGTACCGCACCACCAGGGAGCGGGTCCTGACCCTCAAACAGAAACGGGCCGCTCACAGAGAGAGGACCAAGACACACGGCAAGATGATCACTGAG ACGGAGAAGTTTTTGGGGGCGGTGCCTGGCGAGGATGGCTCCTCCCCTGTCTCAGGAGAGGCGGGTCCATGTCAGGAAGAGGAGCATGAGAACATGAAGAACCTGCTTATCAGCACCGACAGTCTGATGATAGACCAGAAAGGCCTGAGACGGTCCAGAGTCGTCCGCA GTCCTGGGAGGGTGAGTCCGTCCCAGATGTTTCGAGCCAAAGAAGAAGGCATTGGCTCTGCTGACGACGCCACGGACGAGATCATGGACCGACTCGTCAAGTCGGTCACCCAGAACCCATCGGACAGACCCTCCAGCCCTAAAGCCCGAAAGCGGTCCCGTCTGAACAGGAAGTCAA tgagGCGGACTCTGAAGAGTGGACTCACTCTGGACGTGGTTCAGGCTCTGGGACTCAACAGCCAGACAGCAGACCAGGTCTGA